A portion of the Syngnathoides biaculeatus isolate LvHL_M chromosome 7, ASM1980259v1, whole genome shotgun sequence genome contains these proteins:
- the tmem47 gene encoding transmembrane protein 47, with amino-acid sequence MSSSVSGTEEVRVSALTPLKLVGLLCVFLALCLDWGAVLSPAWVTADDQYYLSLWKSCWKPVSSAEWSCNSTLATDWQIATLALLLGGAVLTLVSFLVALLSLCSNSRSRCYKPVAIMLFSAVVLQTCSLVLFPIKFIEAITLRVYHEFNWGYGLGWGSTIFSFGGAILYCLNSKNYEDYY; translated from the exons ATGTCTTCATCCGTGAGCGGGACAGAGGAGGTGCGCGTGTCGGCGTTGACGCCCCTGAAGTTGGTGGGGCTGCTTTGCGTCTTCCTCGCCCTGTGCCTGGACTGGGGTGCTGTGCTGAGTCCGGCGTGGGTCACGGCGGACGACCAGTACTACCTGTCCTTGTGGAAATCCTGCTGGAAGCCCGTCAGCTCGGCGGAGTGGTCCTGCAACAGCACGCTGGCCACAG ACTGGCAGATCGCCACGCTGGCCCTGCTGCTCGGAGGTGCCGTACTCACGCTGGTCTCCTTCCTCGTGGCCCTATTGTCCCTCTGCTCCAATTCCAGGAGTCGCTGCTACAAGCCCGTGGCCATCATGCTCTTCTCTGCAG TGGTGCTCCAAACGTGCAGCCTGGTCTTGTTCCCCATCAAGTTCATCGAGGCGATCACCCTGAGGGTGTACCACGAGTTCAACTGGGGCTATGGCCTGGGATGGGGATCCACCATCTTCTCCTTTGGAGGCGCCATCCTCTATTGCCTCAATTCCAAGAACTACGAAGACTACTATTAA
- the tab3 gene encoding TGF-beta-activated kinase 1 and MAP3K7-binding protein 3 has translation MAQGGSQMDYHMLQDLKQRFPEIPEGVVSQYLLQNNNNLDLCCHLLAQESNRYLYGEFHHSPEEVRLGRNHMLHISLGYPGSESCKPNGGATGAGRSIVHSTSDSHIEPQRPSYPEPLSAPATMAPSPGYNPFFITDQSRSASTPTPPPTVQGMSPTFSPITRYTMNPITVTLSQSIPNAPKALQIPPGHYANSSNTTLYIRPSPSQSPQPSPWSSSGTSVYHHPQSPYSTPTYGSPYSSPQHQPQPQQASQHQQYVFLPITSPTLPNLPYHHQQQPQQQPPVYRPYHQKSSHKNQIEITLEGPRPRSNSPVHTPHGQAALYMATSPSPGSPSRGVSMTGPTGPSPFHPGIYLPQQVPVRPRPTSSPQPGQSAYTFKIKVSPGGQAQRPPSSPPVAEAESLLNIVDQGASSAGPPPILPISALPGNVASQLQQIPRRSSSGSDDYAYTQALLLHQRARMERLLKELLLERQKLEQLKSDVNNMEYDALQRRFRRVSSTNLIPRPDEMTRLRSLNRQLQIDIDCTLKETDLLQSRGKFDPQAMNNFYDNIQPGPVVPPKPGKKEGDHCPKPVPGPQRDEDFEGAQWSCDSCTFLNHPALNRCEQCEMPRYT, from the exons ATGGCGCAAGGGGGATCTCAGATGGATTATCACATGCTGCAGGACCTCAAGCAGCGCTTCCCTGAGATCCCAGAAGGAGTGGTGTCCCAATACCTTCTGCAG AACAACAATAATCTGGATCTCTGCTGCCACCTTCTGGCCCAGGAGAGTAATCGATACCTTTACGGTGAGTTCCATCATAGCCCAGAAGAGGTGCGCCTTGGTCGAAATCACATGCTGCACATAAGTCTGGGCTACCCGGGCTCGGAATCATGCAAGCCAAATGGAGGAGCCACTGGGGCGGGGCGATCCATCGTTCACAGCACAAGTGACAGTCACATCGAACCCCAGAGACCCAGCTACCCTGAGCCACTGTCGGCCCCCGCCACCATGGCCCCTTCCCCAGGTTACAATCCTTTTTTCATCACTGACCAGAGCCGTTCAGCTAGCACTCCCACTCCTCCACCCACAGTTCAGGGTATGTCCCCCACGTTCTCCCCTATCACGCGCTATACCATGAACCCTATCACAGTTACGCTTTCACAAAGTATACCCAATGCGCCAAAAGCTCTGCAGATACCCCCCGGGCACTATgccaacagcagcaacacaactCTTTATATTCGACCCTCACCCTCCCAGAGCCCACAGCCTTCACCGTGGTCCTCCTCGGGCACCTCTGTTTATCACCATCCGCAGTCTCCATATAGTACCCCCACTTACGGCTCGCCTTACAGCTCCCCTCAGCATCAGCCCCAACCCCAGCAGGCATCCCAGCATCAGCAGTATGTTTTCCTCCCCATTACATCTCCAACCCTTCCCAATCTGCCCTACCATCACCAGCAACAACCCCAGCAGCAGCCCCCTGTTTACAGGCCCTATCACCAAAAAAGCTCCCATAAGAACCAGATAGAGATTACTCTGGAGGGCCCAAGGCCTCGGAGCAACTCCCCTGTTCATACCCCCCATGGGCAGGCAGCACTTTATATGGCTACCAGTCCGTCACCCGGCTCCCCTTCGAGGGGTGTCTCGATGACCGGACCTACGGGACCATCACCCTTCCACCCCGGAATTTACTTGCCTCAGCAGGTCCCCGTAAGACCTCGGCCCACCTCTTCACCTCAGCCGGGCCAGTCGGCCTACACGTTCAAAATCAAGGTGTCCCCTGGAGGGCAGGCCCAGAGACCACCCAGCTCGCCTCCTGTGGCAGAGGCGGAATCACTGCTCAACATCGTCGACCAGGGGGCAAGCAGCGCTGGCCCTCCACCCATCCTCCCAATCTCGGCTCTACCAGGGAACGTAGCCAGTCAGTTGCAACAGATACCCCGACGATCAAGCTCAGGATCTGATGACTATGCCTACACTCAAG CTCTTCTGCTCCACCAGCGGGCCAGGATGGAGCGTCTTCTGAAGGAGTTGCTGCTCGAGAGGCAGAAACTGGAGCAGCTCAAGTCTGATGTCAACAACATGGAATACGATGCGCTTCAGAGACGCTTCCGAAGAGTCAGTTCCACCAACCTTATTCCGAGA CCTGACGAGATGACTCGATTGCGAAGTCTTAACAGACAACTTCAGATTGATATCGACTGCACCTTGAAGGAAACAGATTTGCTGCAGTCCAGag GGAAGTTCGACCCACAAGCAATGAACAACTTTTATGACAACATTCAGCCTGGGCCAGTGGTGCCGCCCAAGCCAGGAAAGAAAG AAGGGGACCATTGCCCTAAGCCAGTGCCGGGGCCACAGAGGGACGAGGACTTTGAAGGCGCTCAGTGGAGCTGCGACAGCTGCACCTTCCTCAACCATCCTGCTCTCAACCGCTGTGAACAATGCGAGATGCCGCGCTACACCTGA